A stretch of DNA from Alicyclobacillus acidocaldarius subsp. acidocaldarius Tc-4-1:
CCATGGCGACAATCCCGATGATGTACACGAGGGGAACCATGCCAAAGCTCTGTTGCGCCACATAGCCATAAATCGCCATAGGCGCAATGGGAACCATGAAAATCATGCCGTAGACAATGAGATCCCGCAAGTGAAGGGATCGCTTCAATTCCTGGCGATAGCCGAACGTTGAGGGGTCCCGATGCCCTGGAGCTTCCATGCGCCACGCTCCTCTCCTGGATGTCAACGAGGCTATTATCCTGAAACTCCTCGAGCAACGTCAATGAAATAAGAAATCGCCCTCAGCCAGCGGCCGAGGGCCAAGGAGAAGGGGACAATCGCCTGAGCGTCGTGGCATCGGGTCAAGCTGCGCTTCAGAACACCTTCTTGCTACCCTGATACTCTTTGAGAATCTCAACCGCCTCGCGAAACCGAAGCGAGTGAATCACCTCCCGCTCGCGCAGGAACCGAAGGCTGTCCTTGATGTCCGGATCGTCCGTGTTGTCGATAATCCACTGGTAGGTAGCCCGCGCCTTTTCCTCCGCTGCGATGTCCTCATACAGGTCGGCAATAGGATCGCCTTTCGAGGCGATGTACGCCGCCGTCCAAGGATTCCCCGCCGCGTCGTGGTAAAACAGCGAGTAGCCGTGATTGACGTAGTGATCGCCGAGCCCCGCCTCCCGGAGCTGCTCGGGCGTCGCATCCTTCGTCAACTTGTAGACCATCGTCGCAATCATCTCGAGATGTGCGAATTCCTCGGTGCCGATATCGGTCAAGAGGCCAATGACCTTGTCTGGGATCGAGTAC
This window harbors:
- a CDS encoding manganese catalase family protein; protein product: MWIYEKKLQYPVRVSKCDPRLAKMLIEQYGGADGELSAALRYLNQRYSIPDKVIGLLTDIGTEEFAHLEMIATMVYKLTKDATPEQLREAGLGDHYVNHGYSLFYHDAAGNPWTAAYIASKGDPIADLYEDIAAEEKARATYQWIIDNTDDPDIKDSLRFLREREVIHSLRFREAVEILKEYQGSKKVF